A section of the Acidobacterium capsulatum ATCC 51196 genome encodes:
- a CDS encoding helix-turn-helix domain-containing protein, whose protein sequence is MDQVAKNIKALRERLEMSQQRFALALGVDQGSVSRWERGKIRPTPETFARMAKLSDDEKKLYFLEEAGVPASYFLGEKMLPEMLFAASEAVAKSLEDSNQVTATKGIFTPQESLSIIPYVQDPLKVGTKEAMSTSSSILQFPSSWLPLEGTLQATRFPNPGIPYMSTEVIGIVDVSRRDPDRLVGCIVAVIGYEGLEAMVLRRDGTTYLLLPIGAESSRVRVLKSHGVGSIAGRICKWIGDAPEPKNKKASRRVTGPA, encoded by the coding sequence TTGGACCAGGTAGCGAAGAACATAAAGGCGTTACGCGAGCGGCTTGAAATGAGCCAGCAGCGCTTCGCCCTCGCACTCGGGGTAGATCAGGGGTCCGTCTCGCGCTGGGAGCGCGGCAAGATTCGTCCCACGCCCGAAACGTTCGCCCGAATGGCGAAGCTCTCCGACGACGAGAAAAAGCTTTATTTTCTGGAAGAAGCGGGCGTTCCCGCCTCTTACTTTCTAGGCGAAAAAATGTTGCCGGAGATGCTCTTCGCCGCAAGCGAGGCGGTGGCGAAGTCGCTGGAGGATAGTAACCAAGTCACGGCCACAAAAGGCATCTTTACGCCGCAGGAGTCGCTCTCTATCATCCCCTACGTTCAAGACCCATTGAAGGTAGGTACGAAAGAAGCGATGAGCACATCGAGTAGTATTTTGCAGTTCCCCTCCAGTTGGCTGCCCCTCGAGGGCACCCTCCAAGCCACCCGTTTCCCTAATCCCGGCATTCCTTATATGTCCACGGAGGTCATTGGCATCGTAGACGTGAGCCGCCGAGATCCAGATCGCCTGGTCGGCTGCATCGTAGCCGTAATCGGATACGAGGGGTTGGAAGCAATGGTGCTCCGTCGCGACGGGACCACCTATCTGCTGCTCCCGATAGGTGCCGAAAGCAGCCGTGTGAGAGTTCTGAAGTCTCATGGCGTTGGAAGCATAGCGGGTCGCATCTGCAAATGGATCGGGGATGCTCCGGAGCCGAAGAACAAAAAGGCTTCACGTAGAGTCACCGGCCCCGCGTGA
- a CDS encoding glycoside hydrolase family 73 protein — MNAQESDFLKLVVPAAQSAMRKYGVPASVTIAQAILESGWGKSSLARQCNNFFGIKAVASAQPGSYQEFPTSEFVDGRRVQEMARFAKYPTPAAGFEAHALLLSTAVRYRPFMAMCQVRKVGSACSELKTCGYSTNPDYDDLLFELIDEFDLQQYDIWPTPPAQAAEAVA; from the coding sequence ATGAATGCTCAAGAGAGCGACTTTCTGAAACTGGTGGTTCCGGCGGCGCAGAGCGCGATGCGGAAGTATGGCGTGCCCGCGTCGGTGACGATTGCGCAGGCGATTCTGGAGAGCGGCTGGGGCAAGAGCTCCCTGGCGCGGCAGTGCAACAACTTTTTCGGCATCAAGGCTGTGGCCAGCGCGCAGCCGGGCAGCTACCAGGAGTTTCCGACCTCGGAGTTCGTGGACGGACGCCGCGTGCAGGAGATGGCGCGCTTCGCGAAGTATCCCACGCCGGCCGCAGGCTTTGAGGCGCACGCGCTGCTGCTCTCAACCGCGGTGCGGTATCGGCCGTTCATGGCGATGTGCCAAGTGCGCAAGGTGGGCTCAGCCTGCAGCGAGCTGAAGACGTGCGGCTACTCTACGAACCCCGACTATGACGACCTGCTGTTCGAGCTGATCGACGAGTTTGACCTGCAGCAGTACGACATCTGGCCGACGCCGCCGGCGCAGGCTGCGGAGGCGGTGGCATGA